The following are encoded together in the Syngnathus typhle isolate RoL2023-S1 ecotype Sweden linkage group LG5, RoL_Styp_1.0, whole genome shotgun sequence genome:
- the ela3l gene encoding elastase 3 like, whose amino-acid sequence MIPIVLASLLIAAALGCGTPPVEPRTSRVVNGEDARPHSWPWQISLQYERDGEWRHTCGGSLIADNWVMTAAHCINNKLSYRVFVGKHNLVEEEAGSKAILPEKIIVHEKWNPIFVAFGNDIALIKLSEPVTLSDQVQLACVPPADTLLTNLYPCYITGWGRLYTGGPIADKLQQALMPVADHPTCSQPDWWGIAVRTSMVCAGGDGIVAGCNGDSGGPLNCKNMEGTWEVHGIASFVSGLGCNYAKKPTVFTRVSAFNDWIDQVMMNN is encoded by the exons ATGATCCCAATTGTGTTGGCCTCACTTCTCATTGCTGCTG CCCTCGGGTGCGGCACGCCGCCCGTGGAGCCTCGGACCTCCCGTGTGGTCAACGGCGAAGACGCTAGGCCTCACAGCTGGCCTTGGCAG ATTTCTCTTCAGTATGAGAGGGATGGAGAGTGGAGGCACACTTGTGGCGGATCTCTGATTGCTGACAACTGGGTCATGACAGCCGCTCATTGCATCAA CAACAAGCTGTCCTACAGGGTGTTTGTGGGCAAACACAAcctggtggaggaagaggccggCTCCAAGGCCATCCTGCCCGAGAAGATCATTGTGCACGAGAAATGGAACCCCATCTTTGTGGCTTTTGG AAACGACATCGCCTTGATCAAGCTGTCCGAGCCGGTGACTTTGAGCGACCAGGTTCAGCTGGCATGCGTTCCCCCCGCTGACACCCTCTTGACCAACCTCTACCCCTGTTACATCACTGGATGGGGTAGACTGTACA CCGGAGGCCCGATTGCTGATAAGCTGCAGCAGGCTTTGATGCCGGTGGCTGACCACCCCACTTGCTCGCAGCCTGACTGGTGGGGCATCGCTGTCAGGACCAGCATGGTGTGTGCTGGTGGCGATGGAATCGTGGCTGGATGCAAT GGAGACTCAGGCGGACCTCTGAACTGTAAGAACATGGAGGGTACCTGGGAGGTCCACGGCATTGCCAGTTTTGTCTCCGGCTTGGGATGCAACTACGCGAAGAAGCCCACCGTCTTCACCCGCGTGTCCGCCTTCAACGACTGGATTGATCAG GTTATGATGAAcaactaa
- the fam219ab gene encoding protein FAM219A encodes MMEEIDRFQVPNVVQETEMQPLDPASSTASEADSDTREGEPVPLNYKPSPLQMKIEKQRELARKGSLKNGNVVGSPVNNQPKKNNVMARTRLVVPNKGYSSLDQSPDEKPLVALDTDSDDDFDMSRYSSSGYSSAEQINQDLNIQLLKDGYRLDEIPDDEDLDLIPPKSVNPTCICCEASPSTTCHIQ; translated from the exons ATGATGGAGGAGATCGACCGATTCCAAGTGCCCAACGTCGTGCAGGAAACGGAGATGCAGCCGCTG GACCCGGCCTCCTCCACGGCCTCGGAGGCTGACTCGGACACCAGAGAGGGCGAACCCGTCCCCCTCAACTACAAGCCCTCCCCCCTCCAGATGAAAATAG AGAAACAGAGAGAGCTAGCCAGGAAGGGCTCGTTGAAGAACGGCAACGTCGTGGGCAGTCCGGTCAACAACCAGCCCAAGAAGAACAACGTCATGGCCAGAACCCG GTTGGTGGTGCCCAATAAAGGCTACTCCTCGTTAGACCAGAGTCCAGACGAGAAGCCCTTGGTTGCGTTGGACACAGACAG TGACGATGACTTTGACATGTCGAGATACTCATCGTCCGGATACTCCTCTGCTGAG CAAATCAACCAAGATCTCAACATCCAGCTGCTGAAGGACGGTTACCGCTTGGATGAGATACCGGACGACGAGGACCTGGATCTGATCCCGCCTAAATCGGTTAACCCGACGTGCATTTGCTGCGAGGCAAGCCCCTCCACCACCTGTCACATCCAGTAA